In Scylla paramamosain isolate STU-SP2022 chromosome 29, ASM3559412v1, whole genome shotgun sequence, a genomic segment contains:
- the LOC135115373 gene encoding period circadian protein-like isoform X1, which produces MADTESGAVTMEEQEQGMDDSKNPCQQDSAYGSLESSSQGPSQKSSYSGSKSLNSGSSHSSGFGDNADFSENCLKDTKHKDHKRKKIKEKTEKKVEKAEKMTKEEKKEKEKTRSAQDHHDPRLTSETASSIATGMEESSLAFNCNSNDGDERTDQPNLVYTQALNYIRKIKERSAEQGVPFASPELAQLPRDTHDIAAFLKSFKSTRGFTVAISVQDGLVLQVSPALTDVLGFPKDMLIGQSFIDFVYPKDSINLSAKIIHGLNLPFRNESIKDNYGTSFFCRMRMYHSLRSSGFGVRNKRTIYKPCKMILKFHDPTCLDETASTCGSNSSLLLAEVIPIQSIYQVPEETPAMGSFSIRHTASCNFSEYDPEAIPYLGHLPQDLTGNSVFDCYHPEDLPLLKEAYEEMVREQGNPHRSKPYRFRTFNGSYVTLETEWLCFVNPWTKRIDSIIGQHRVLKGPSDIAIFLDPGDKAPTPLPEEVMKEAQKAQKEIMELLAKPVVAYKDPSKGSQEMRRRTLANMMSSIVDELDNLEKNETQVANQYSLPALRQCTKAGKPHHHPPDRPDHSSPFPTTQDQASVVMGEISPHQDDRCYESYPSTSTPSSYSKLNYNETMQRFFRSQPKTVSSDESGDSKMEVSHLGSVGSNTNKQSQDNSQSQSGSGSGDNCDHTRKSESTANGSGSGSGATGRTSSQGGSYKHVQLTEEVLSRHNADMQKMFMQRQRTGPKPHKDKGKLKTMKKLIKRPGERTCGVKRGGGAMEHEATASKQPFLAPSAAGSSSSLKPSSVDVWGQGESQTHIQSSGSAGATVGPGTTHVAASQYPSIVPGFYFPTSTSSISQVPPVSRAPAPVPLVLPSQQPTFLHPQGVAAVPVQYIPGVMYQPVGPPLFNAPPLMLPNVVYQHTAVHTPLNQVPVPMSDGEKPSGAESDHDLFEPIPQSAKSFIAKHSTSHLRRPDSQATSVKAEPGSARGSTASASGKVISSHSHVAESIRSYVEDTTTVSPGCAPKDTEKKRASSQVSQYSQSTSVRAEAESIGSPEKQDKMTMEPRHENSSDMVLSVTSSTGSPGEYKSSDDSMQNVSDSSEVSGMGMKWNIPRAKCQRPVLSDPPWLEDVKLTPELLYKYQLETKELVDVLRHDMDKLKSVRQPTMVDDQLSSLYNELELDGSSPDLHLEDGVTSSSGDDQAGTSSQQQPAPRKKRSSSYFSKMAMLHEEDAPMPPSEVWCCHRQHAPETSSSSS; this is translated from the exons CGGTGAccatggaggagcaggagcaggggaTGGATGACTCCAAGAACCCGTGCCAGCAGGACTCCGCCTACGGTTCCCTGGAGTCCTCCTCGCAGGGCCCCTCGCAGAAAAG CAGTTACAGCGGCAGCAAGAGTCTCAACAGCGGGTCCAGTCACAGCAGCGGGTTTGGGGACAATGCCgacttcag CGAGAACTGCCTTAAGGACACGAAACACAAGGaccacaaaagaaagaagatcaaagagaagacagaaaaaaaggtggagaaggcagagaaaatgacaaaggaggagaagaaggagaaggagaagacccGCTCTGCCCAGGACCACCATGACCCCAGGCTGACCAGTGAGACCGCTAGCA GCATAGCCACCGGCATGGAGGAAAGCAGCTTAGCATTCAATTGTAACAGCAATGATGGGGATGAGAGAACAGATCAGCCCAACCTTGTGTACACCCAGGCACTCAACTACATCAGGAAGATCAAGGAACGGTCTGCTGAgcaag GAGTGCCCTTTGCAAGCCCTGAGTTGGCCCAGCTGCCAAGGGACACACATGATATTGCAGCCTTCCTTAAGAGCTTCAAGAGTACA AGAGGGTTCACGGTGGCGATCAGTGTGCAGGATGGGCTGGTGCTGCAGGTGTCGCCAGCACTCACCGATGTGCTGGGGTTCCCTAAGGACATGCTGATTGGCCAGTCCTTCATTGATTTTGTCTACCCCAAAGACTCCATCAACCTGTCCGCAAAGATCATACATGGACTTAATCTGCCCTTCAGGAATGAGAGTATTAAag ACAACTACGGCACCTCATTCTTTTGCCGTATGCGCATGTACCACAGCCTTAGGAGCTCAGGGTTTGGCGTGAGGAACAAACGCACCATATACAAGCCGTGCAAGATGATACTTAAGTTCCACGACCCAACCTGCCTTGATGAGACGGCCTCCACCTGCGGATCCAACTCCTCCCTTCTGCTGGCGGAGGTCATCCCCATCCAAAGCATCTACCAGG TTCCTGAGGAGACACCGGCCATGGGGAGCTTCAGCATCAGACACACTGCCTCCTGCAACTTCTCGGAATATGACCCAGAGGCCATCCCCTACCTGGGCCACCTCCCGCAGGATCTCACCGGCAACTCTGTGTTCGACTGCTACCACCCTGAGGACCTGCCGCTGCTGAAGGAGGCATATGAGGAGA TGGTGAGGGAGCAAGGCAACCCCCACAGGAGCAAGCCTTATCGTTTCCGTACGTTCAACGGAAGCTATGTCACGCTGGAGACGGAGTGGCTGTGCTTCGTCAACCCCTGGACCAAGAGGATAGACTCCATCATCGGCCAGCACCGCGTCCTCAAG GGTCCAAGTGACATAGCCATTTTCCTTGACCCTGGAGACAAGGCGCCAACACCCCTGCCagaggaggtgatgaaggaggcACAGAAGGCACAAAAGGAGATCATGGAACTGCTGGCCAAG CCTGTGGTGGCATACAAGGACCCCAGCAAAGGATCACAAGAGATGAGGCGCAGGACTTTAGCCAACATGATGAGCTCCATAGTGGACGAGCTGGACAACCTGGAGAAAAATGAGACCCAAGTGGCTAACCAGTACTCCCTGCCAGCCCTGCGTCAGTGCACCAAGGCCGGcaagccccaccaccacccgcctGACAGACCAGACCACAGCAGCCCA TTTCCCACCACCCAGGACCAGGCCTCAGTGGTTATGGGTGAGATCTCCCCTCACCAAGATGATCGTTGCTATGAGTCGTATCCTTCCACCTCCACTCCGTCCAGCTACAGCAAGCTCAACTACAATGAGACCATGCAGAG GTTCTTTCGGAGTCAGCCCAAGACCGTGTCATCTGACGAGAGCGGCGACAGCAAGATGGAAGTGTCCCACCTTGGCAGTGTTG gcTCCAACACCAACAAGCAGTCGCAGGATAACTCCCAGTCCCAGTCAGGATCAGGTTCAGGGGACAACTGTGACCACACCAGGAAGTCCGAGAGCACCGCCAATGGGAGTGGCAGCGGCAGCGGGGCCACAGGACGCACCTCCAGCCAGGGGGGATCATACAAACACGTGCAGCTGACGGAGGAGGTCCTGTCAAGGCACAACGCAGACATGCAGAAGATGTTTATGCAGCGGCAGAGGACAGGACCCAAGCCTCATAAGGACAAGGGCAAGCTGAAAACCATGAAGAAGCTCATTAAGAGGCCTGGAGAGAGA ACGTGTGGTGTGAAGCGGGGCGGTGGAGCTATGGAGCACGAGGCCACCGCCAGCAAGCAGCCCTTCCTGGCACCCTCAGCGGCAGGCTCCAGCTCCTCCCTCAAGCCTTCCTCTGTGGATGTGTGGGGGCAGGGAGAGAGCCAGACACACATACAGTCCTCTGG GTCTGCAGGGGCAACGGTGGGCCCCGGCACCACCCACGTGGCAGCATCCCAGTACCCAAGCATTGTGCCAGGCTTCTACTTCCccaccagcacctccagcaTCTCCCAGGTGCCTCCCGTGTCCCGTGCCCCTGCCCCAGTGCCCCTGGTGCTCCCCTCACAGCAGCccaccttcctccaccctcAAG GGGTGGCAGCAGTTCCTGTCCAGTACATCCCGGGGGTCATGTACCAGCCAGTGGGGCCACCTCTGTTCAACGCGCCACCACTCATGCTGCCCAACGTGGTGTACCAGCACACAGCGGTGCACACACCCCTCAACCAGGTGCCTGTACCCATGTCTGATGGAGAGAAGCCCTCCGGGGCTGAGAGTGACCACGACCTATTTGAGCCCATCCCTCAGTCAGCCAAG AGCTTCATCGCCAAGCACTCCACCTCACACCTGCGCCGGCCAGACTCTCAGGCCACGTCTGTGAAGGCCGAGCCCGGGTCTGCCCGGGGTAGCACAGCTTCTGCCTCAGGGAAGGTGATCAGCTCCCACTCCCATGTGGCAGAGAGCATCAGATCCTATGTGGAGGACACCACTACTGTGTCCCCAGGGTGTGCCCCCAAG GATACTGAGAAGAAACGTGCCTCATCACAGGTCTCACAGTATTCACAGTCCACCAGCGTGCGGGCCGAGGCCGAGAGTATCGGCTCCCCGGAGAAACAGGACAAGATGACCATGGAGCCGCGCCATGAGAACTCCAG TGACATGGTACTGTCAGTGACCAGCTCCACCGGCTCTCCTGGCGAGTACAAGTCTAGCGATGACAGCATGCAAAACGTGTCAGACTCCAGCgag gtatCAGGCATGGGCATGAAATGGAACATTCCCCGTGCCAAGTGCCAGCGGCCAGTGCTGAGCGACCCACCGTGGCTGGAAGATGTGAAGCTGACCCCAGAGCTGCTCTACAAGTACCAGCTGGAAACCAAGGAACTCGTGGATGTCCTGCGGCATGACATGGACAAACTGAAGAGTGTGCGGCAG CCCACAATGGTGGATGACCAGCTGTCGTCACTGTACAATGAGCTGGAGCTTGATGGGTCCAGCCCTGACCTGCACCTGGAGGATGGGGTCACCTCCTCCTCAGGTGATGACCAGGCTGGCACGTCATCACAG CAGCAGCCAGcaccaaggaagaagagatcctcctcctacttcagcAAGATGGCAATGCTGCATGAGGAGGATGCCCCCATGCCACCCTCAGAGGTCTGGTGTTGCCATCGCCAGCACGCCCCAGAaacctccagctcctcctcatAA
- the LOC135115373 gene encoding period circadian protein-like isoform X5, translating into MADTESGAVTMEEQEQGMDDSKNPCQQDSAYGSLESSSQGPSQKSSYSGSKSLNSGSSHSSGFGDNADFSENCLKDTKHKDHKRKKIKEKTEKKVEKAEKMTKEEKKEKEKTRSAQDHHDPRLTSETASSIATGMEESSLAFNCNSNDGDERTDQPNLVYTQALNYIRKIKERSAEQGVPFASPELAQLPRDTHDIAAFLKSFKSTRGFTVAISVQDGLVLQVSPALTDVLGFPKDMLIGQSFIDFVYPKDSINLSAKIIHGLNLPFRNESIKDNYGTSFFCRMRMYHSLRSSGFGVRNKRTIYKPCKMILKFHDPTCLDETASTCGSNSSLLLAEVIPIQSIYQVPEETPAMGSFSIRHTASCNFSEYDPEAIPYLGHLPQDLTGNSVFDCYHPEDLPLLKEAYEEMVREQGNPHRSKPYRFRTFNGSYVTLETEWLCFVNPWTKRIDSIIGQHRVLKGPSDIAIFLDPGDKAPTPLPEEVMKEAQKAQKEIMELLAKPVVAYKDPSKGSQEMRRRTLANMMSSIVDELDNLEKNETQVANQYSLPALRQCTKAGKPHHHPPDRPDHSSPFPTTQDQASVVMGEISPHQDDRCYESYPSTSTPSSYSKLNYNETMQRFFRSQPKTVSSDESGDSKMEVSHLGSVGSNTNKQSQDNSQSQSGSGSGDNCDHTRKSESTANGSGSGSGATGRTSSQGGSYKHVQLTEEVLSRHNADMQKMFMQRQRTGPKPHKDKGKLKTMKKLIKRPGERTCGVKRGGGAMEHEATASKQPFLAPSAAGSSSSLKPSSVDVWGQGESQTHIQSSGSAGATVGPGTTHVAASQYPSIVPGFYFPTSTSSISQVPPVSRAPAPVPLVLPSQQPTFLHPQGVAAVPVQYIPGVMYQPVGPPLFNAPPLMLPNVVYQHTAVHTPLNQVPVPMSDGEKPSGAESDHDLFEPIPQSAKSFIAKHSTSHLRRPDSQATSVKAEPGSARGSTASASGKVISSHSHVAESIRSYVEDTTTVSPGCAPKVSQYSQSTSVRAEAESIGSPEKQDKMTMEPRHENSSDMVLSVTSSTGSPGEYKSSDDSMQNVSDSSEVSGMGMKWNIPRAKCQRPVLSDPPWLEDVKLTPELLYKYQLETKELVDVLRHDMDKLKSVRQPTMVDDQLSSLYNELELDGSSPDLHLEDGVTSSSGDDQAGTSSQQPAPRKKRSSSYFSKMAMLHEEDAPMPPSEVWCCHRQHAPETSSSSS; encoded by the exons CGGTGAccatggaggagcaggagcaggggaTGGATGACTCCAAGAACCCGTGCCAGCAGGACTCCGCCTACGGTTCCCTGGAGTCCTCCTCGCAGGGCCCCTCGCAGAAAAG CAGTTACAGCGGCAGCAAGAGTCTCAACAGCGGGTCCAGTCACAGCAGCGGGTTTGGGGACAATGCCgacttcag CGAGAACTGCCTTAAGGACACGAAACACAAGGaccacaaaagaaagaagatcaaagagaagacagaaaaaaaggtggagaaggcagagaaaatgacaaaggaggagaagaaggagaaggagaagacccGCTCTGCCCAGGACCACCATGACCCCAGGCTGACCAGTGAGACCGCTAGCA GCATAGCCACCGGCATGGAGGAAAGCAGCTTAGCATTCAATTGTAACAGCAATGATGGGGATGAGAGAACAGATCAGCCCAACCTTGTGTACACCCAGGCACTCAACTACATCAGGAAGATCAAGGAACGGTCTGCTGAgcaag GAGTGCCCTTTGCAAGCCCTGAGTTGGCCCAGCTGCCAAGGGACACACATGATATTGCAGCCTTCCTTAAGAGCTTCAAGAGTACA AGAGGGTTCACGGTGGCGATCAGTGTGCAGGATGGGCTGGTGCTGCAGGTGTCGCCAGCACTCACCGATGTGCTGGGGTTCCCTAAGGACATGCTGATTGGCCAGTCCTTCATTGATTTTGTCTACCCCAAAGACTCCATCAACCTGTCCGCAAAGATCATACATGGACTTAATCTGCCCTTCAGGAATGAGAGTATTAAag ACAACTACGGCACCTCATTCTTTTGCCGTATGCGCATGTACCACAGCCTTAGGAGCTCAGGGTTTGGCGTGAGGAACAAACGCACCATATACAAGCCGTGCAAGATGATACTTAAGTTCCACGACCCAACCTGCCTTGATGAGACGGCCTCCACCTGCGGATCCAACTCCTCCCTTCTGCTGGCGGAGGTCATCCCCATCCAAAGCATCTACCAGG TTCCTGAGGAGACACCGGCCATGGGGAGCTTCAGCATCAGACACACTGCCTCCTGCAACTTCTCGGAATATGACCCAGAGGCCATCCCCTACCTGGGCCACCTCCCGCAGGATCTCACCGGCAACTCTGTGTTCGACTGCTACCACCCTGAGGACCTGCCGCTGCTGAAGGAGGCATATGAGGAGA TGGTGAGGGAGCAAGGCAACCCCCACAGGAGCAAGCCTTATCGTTTCCGTACGTTCAACGGAAGCTATGTCACGCTGGAGACGGAGTGGCTGTGCTTCGTCAACCCCTGGACCAAGAGGATAGACTCCATCATCGGCCAGCACCGCGTCCTCAAG GGTCCAAGTGACATAGCCATTTTCCTTGACCCTGGAGACAAGGCGCCAACACCCCTGCCagaggaggtgatgaaggaggcACAGAAGGCACAAAAGGAGATCATGGAACTGCTGGCCAAG CCTGTGGTGGCATACAAGGACCCCAGCAAAGGATCACAAGAGATGAGGCGCAGGACTTTAGCCAACATGATGAGCTCCATAGTGGACGAGCTGGACAACCTGGAGAAAAATGAGACCCAAGTGGCTAACCAGTACTCCCTGCCAGCCCTGCGTCAGTGCACCAAGGCCGGcaagccccaccaccacccgcctGACAGACCAGACCACAGCAGCCCA TTTCCCACCACCCAGGACCAGGCCTCAGTGGTTATGGGTGAGATCTCCCCTCACCAAGATGATCGTTGCTATGAGTCGTATCCTTCCACCTCCACTCCGTCCAGCTACAGCAAGCTCAACTACAATGAGACCATGCAGAG GTTCTTTCGGAGTCAGCCCAAGACCGTGTCATCTGACGAGAGCGGCGACAGCAAGATGGAAGTGTCCCACCTTGGCAGTGTTG gcTCCAACACCAACAAGCAGTCGCAGGATAACTCCCAGTCCCAGTCAGGATCAGGTTCAGGGGACAACTGTGACCACACCAGGAAGTCCGAGAGCACCGCCAATGGGAGTGGCAGCGGCAGCGGGGCCACAGGACGCACCTCCAGCCAGGGGGGATCATACAAACACGTGCAGCTGACGGAGGAGGTCCTGTCAAGGCACAACGCAGACATGCAGAAGATGTTTATGCAGCGGCAGAGGACAGGACCCAAGCCTCATAAGGACAAGGGCAAGCTGAAAACCATGAAGAAGCTCATTAAGAGGCCTGGAGAGAGA ACGTGTGGTGTGAAGCGGGGCGGTGGAGCTATGGAGCACGAGGCCACCGCCAGCAAGCAGCCCTTCCTGGCACCCTCAGCGGCAGGCTCCAGCTCCTCCCTCAAGCCTTCCTCTGTGGATGTGTGGGGGCAGGGAGAGAGCCAGACACACATACAGTCCTCTGG GTCTGCAGGGGCAACGGTGGGCCCCGGCACCACCCACGTGGCAGCATCCCAGTACCCAAGCATTGTGCCAGGCTTCTACTTCCccaccagcacctccagcaTCTCCCAGGTGCCTCCCGTGTCCCGTGCCCCTGCCCCAGTGCCCCTGGTGCTCCCCTCACAGCAGCccaccttcctccaccctcAAG GGGTGGCAGCAGTTCCTGTCCAGTACATCCCGGGGGTCATGTACCAGCCAGTGGGGCCACCTCTGTTCAACGCGCCACCACTCATGCTGCCCAACGTGGTGTACCAGCACACAGCGGTGCACACACCCCTCAACCAGGTGCCTGTACCCATGTCTGATGGAGAGAAGCCCTCCGGGGCTGAGAGTGACCACGACCTATTTGAGCCCATCCCTCAGTCAGCCAAG AGCTTCATCGCCAAGCACTCCACCTCACACCTGCGCCGGCCAGACTCTCAGGCCACGTCTGTGAAGGCCGAGCCCGGGTCTGCCCGGGGTAGCACAGCTTCTGCCTCAGGGAAGGTGATCAGCTCCCACTCCCATGTGGCAGAGAGCATCAGATCCTATGTGGAGGACACCACTACTGTGTCCCCAGGGTGTGCCCCCAAG GTCTCACAGTATTCACAGTCCACCAGCGTGCGGGCCGAGGCCGAGAGTATCGGCTCCCCGGAGAAACAGGACAAGATGACCATGGAGCCGCGCCATGAGAACTCCAG TGACATGGTACTGTCAGTGACCAGCTCCACCGGCTCTCCTGGCGAGTACAAGTCTAGCGATGACAGCATGCAAAACGTGTCAGACTCCAGCgag gtatCAGGCATGGGCATGAAATGGAACATTCCCCGTGCCAAGTGCCAGCGGCCAGTGCTGAGCGACCCACCGTGGCTGGAAGATGTGAAGCTGACCCCAGAGCTGCTCTACAAGTACCAGCTGGAAACCAAGGAACTCGTGGATGTCCTGCGGCATGACATGGACAAACTGAAGAGTGTGCGGCAG CCCACAATGGTGGATGACCAGCTGTCGTCACTGTACAATGAGCTGGAGCTTGATGGGTCCAGCCCTGACCTGCACCTGGAGGATGGGGTCACCTCCTCCTCAGGTGATGACCAGGCTGGCACGTCATCACAG CAGCCAGcaccaaggaagaagagatcctcctcctacttcagcAAGATGGCAATGCTGCATGAGGAGGATGCCCCCATGCCACCCTCAGAGGTCTGGTGTTGCCATCGCCAGCACGCCCCAGAaacctccagctcctcctcatAA
- the LOC135115373 gene encoding period circadian protein-like isoform X3, which produces MADTESGAVTMEEQEQGMDDSKNPCQQDSAYGSLESSSQGPSQKSSYSGSKSLNSGSSHSSGFGDNADFSENCLKDTKHKDHKRKKIKEKTEKKVEKAEKMTKEEKKEKEKTRSAQDHHDPRLTSETASSIATGMEESSLAFNCNSNDGDERTDQPNLVYTQALNYIRKIKERSAEQGVPFASPELAQLPRDTHDIAAFLKSFKSTRGFTVAISVQDGLVLQVSPALTDVLGFPKDMLIGQSFIDFVYPKDSINLSAKIIHGLNLPFRNESIKDNYGTSFFCRMRMYHSLRSSGFGVRNKRTIYKPCKMILKFHDPTCLDETASTCGSNSSLLLAEVIPIQSIYQVPEETPAMGSFSIRHTASCNFSEYDPEAIPYLGHLPQDLTGNSVFDCYHPEDLPLLKEAYEEMVREQGNPHRSKPYRFRTFNGSYVTLETEWLCFVNPWTKRIDSIIGQHRVLKGPSDIAIFLDPGDKAPTPLPEEVMKEAQKAQKEIMELLAKPVVAYKDPSKGSQEMRRRTLANMMSSIVDELDNLEKNETQVANQYSLPALRQCTKAGKPHHHPPDRPDHSSPFPTTQDQASVVMGEISPHQDDRCYESYPSTSTPSSYSKLNYNETMQRFFRSQPKTVSSDESGDSKMEVSHLGSVGSNTNKQSQDNSQSQSGSGSGDNCDHTRKSESTANGSGSGSGATGRTSSQGGSYKHVQLTEEVLSRHNADMQKMFMQRQRTGPKPHKDKGKLKTMKKLIKRPGERTCGVKRGGGAMEHEATASKQPFLAPSAAGSSSSLKPSSVDVWGQGESQTHIQSSGSAGATVGPGTTHVAASQYPSIVPGFYFPTSTSSISQVPPVSRAPAPVPLVLPSQQPTFLHPQGVAAVPVQYIPGVMYQPVGPPLFNAPPLMLPNVVYQHTAVHTPLNQVPVPMSDGEKPSGAESDHDLFEPIPQSAKSFIAKHSTSHLRRPDSQATSVKAEPGSARGSTASASGKVISSHSHVAESIRSYVEDTTTVSPGCAPKVSQYSQSTSVRAEAESIGSPEKQDKMTMEPRHENSSDMVLSVTSSTGSPGEYKSSDDSMQNVSDSSEVSGMGMKWNIPRAKCQRPVLSDPPWLEDVKLTPELLYKYQLETKELVDVLRHDMDKLKSVRQPTMVDDQLSSLYNELELDGSSPDLHLEDGVTSSSGDDQAGTSSQQQPAPRKKRSSSYFSKMAMLHEEDAPMPPSEVWCCHRQHAPETSSSSS; this is translated from the exons CGGTGAccatggaggagcaggagcaggggaTGGATGACTCCAAGAACCCGTGCCAGCAGGACTCCGCCTACGGTTCCCTGGAGTCCTCCTCGCAGGGCCCCTCGCAGAAAAG CAGTTACAGCGGCAGCAAGAGTCTCAACAGCGGGTCCAGTCACAGCAGCGGGTTTGGGGACAATGCCgacttcag CGAGAACTGCCTTAAGGACACGAAACACAAGGaccacaaaagaaagaagatcaaagagaagacagaaaaaaaggtggagaaggcagagaaaatgacaaaggaggagaagaaggagaaggagaagacccGCTCTGCCCAGGACCACCATGACCCCAGGCTGACCAGTGAGACCGCTAGCA GCATAGCCACCGGCATGGAGGAAAGCAGCTTAGCATTCAATTGTAACAGCAATGATGGGGATGAGAGAACAGATCAGCCCAACCTTGTGTACACCCAGGCACTCAACTACATCAGGAAGATCAAGGAACGGTCTGCTGAgcaag GAGTGCCCTTTGCAAGCCCTGAGTTGGCCCAGCTGCCAAGGGACACACATGATATTGCAGCCTTCCTTAAGAGCTTCAAGAGTACA AGAGGGTTCACGGTGGCGATCAGTGTGCAGGATGGGCTGGTGCTGCAGGTGTCGCCAGCACTCACCGATGTGCTGGGGTTCCCTAAGGACATGCTGATTGGCCAGTCCTTCATTGATTTTGTCTACCCCAAAGACTCCATCAACCTGTCCGCAAAGATCATACATGGACTTAATCTGCCCTTCAGGAATGAGAGTATTAAag ACAACTACGGCACCTCATTCTTTTGCCGTATGCGCATGTACCACAGCCTTAGGAGCTCAGGGTTTGGCGTGAGGAACAAACGCACCATATACAAGCCGTGCAAGATGATACTTAAGTTCCACGACCCAACCTGCCTTGATGAGACGGCCTCCACCTGCGGATCCAACTCCTCCCTTCTGCTGGCGGAGGTCATCCCCATCCAAAGCATCTACCAGG TTCCTGAGGAGACACCGGCCATGGGGAGCTTCAGCATCAGACACACTGCCTCCTGCAACTTCTCGGAATATGACCCAGAGGCCATCCCCTACCTGGGCCACCTCCCGCAGGATCTCACCGGCAACTCTGTGTTCGACTGCTACCACCCTGAGGACCTGCCGCTGCTGAAGGAGGCATATGAGGAGA TGGTGAGGGAGCAAGGCAACCCCCACAGGAGCAAGCCTTATCGTTTCCGTACGTTCAACGGAAGCTATGTCACGCTGGAGACGGAGTGGCTGTGCTTCGTCAACCCCTGGACCAAGAGGATAGACTCCATCATCGGCCAGCACCGCGTCCTCAAG GGTCCAAGTGACATAGCCATTTTCCTTGACCCTGGAGACAAGGCGCCAACACCCCTGCCagaggaggtgatgaaggaggcACAGAAGGCACAAAAGGAGATCATGGAACTGCTGGCCAAG CCTGTGGTGGCATACAAGGACCCCAGCAAAGGATCACAAGAGATGAGGCGCAGGACTTTAGCCAACATGATGAGCTCCATAGTGGACGAGCTGGACAACCTGGAGAAAAATGAGACCCAAGTGGCTAACCAGTACTCCCTGCCAGCCCTGCGTCAGTGCACCAAGGCCGGcaagccccaccaccacccgcctGACAGACCAGACCACAGCAGCCCA TTTCCCACCACCCAGGACCAGGCCTCAGTGGTTATGGGTGAGATCTCCCCTCACCAAGATGATCGTTGCTATGAGTCGTATCCTTCCACCTCCACTCCGTCCAGCTACAGCAAGCTCAACTACAATGAGACCATGCAGAG GTTCTTTCGGAGTCAGCCCAAGACCGTGTCATCTGACGAGAGCGGCGACAGCAAGATGGAAGTGTCCCACCTTGGCAGTGTTG gcTCCAACACCAACAAGCAGTCGCAGGATAACTCCCAGTCCCAGTCAGGATCAGGTTCAGGGGACAACTGTGACCACACCAGGAAGTCCGAGAGCACCGCCAATGGGAGTGGCAGCGGCAGCGGGGCCACAGGACGCACCTCCAGCCAGGGGGGATCATACAAACACGTGCAGCTGACGGAGGAGGTCCTGTCAAGGCACAACGCAGACATGCAGAAGATGTTTATGCAGCGGCAGAGGACAGGACCCAAGCCTCATAAGGACAAGGGCAAGCTGAAAACCATGAAGAAGCTCATTAAGAGGCCTGGAGAGAGA ACGTGTGGTGTGAAGCGGGGCGGTGGAGCTATGGAGCACGAGGCCACCGCCAGCAAGCAGCCCTTCCTGGCACCCTCAGCGGCAGGCTCCAGCTCCTCCCTCAAGCCTTCCTCTGTGGATGTGTGGGGGCAGGGAGAGAGCCAGACACACATACAGTCCTCTGG GTCTGCAGGGGCAACGGTGGGCCCCGGCACCACCCACGTGGCAGCATCCCAGTACCCAAGCATTGTGCCAGGCTTCTACTTCCccaccagcacctccagcaTCTCCCAGGTGCCTCCCGTGTCCCGTGCCCCTGCCCCAGTGCCCCTGGTGCTCCCCTCACAGCAGCccaccttcctccaccctcAAG GGGTGGCAGCAGTTCCTGTCCAGTACATCCCGGGGGTCATGTACCAGCCAGTGGGGCCACCTCTGTTCAACGCGCCACCACTCATGCTGCCCAACGTGGTGTACCAGCACACAGCGGTGCACACACCCCTCAACCAGGTGCCTGTACCCATGTCTGATGGAGAGAAGCCCTCCGGGGCTGAGAGTGACCACGACCTATTTGAGCCCATCCCTCAGTCAGCCAAG AGCTTCATCGCCAAGCACTCCACCTCACACCTGCGCCGGCCAGACTCTCAGGCCACGTCTGTGAAGGCCGAGCCCGGGTCTGCCCGGGGTAGCACAGCTTCTGCCTCAGGGAAGGTGATCAGCTCCCACTCCCATGTGGCAGAGAGCATCAGATCCTATGTGGAGGACACCACTACTGTGTCCCCAGGGTGTGCCCCCAAG GTCTCACAGTATTCACAGTCCACCAGCGTGCGGGCCGAGGCCGAGAGTATCGGCTCCCCGGAGAAACAGGACAAGATGACCATGGAGCCGCGCCATGAGAACTCCAG TGACATGGTACTGTCAGTGACCAGCTCCACCGGCTCTCCTGGCGAGTACAAGTCTAGCGATGACAGCATGCAAAACGTGTCAGACTCCAGCgag gtatCAGGCATGGGCATGAAATGGAACATTCCCCGTGCCAAGTGCCAGCGGCCAGTGCTGAGCGACCCACCGTGGCTGGAAGATGTGAAGCTGACCCCAGAGCTGCTCTACAAGTACCAGCTGGAAACCAAGGAACTCGTGGATGTCCTGCGGCATGACATGGACAAACTGAAGAGTGTGCGGCAG CCCACAATGGTGGATGACCAGCTGTCGTCACTGTACAATGAGCTGGAGCTTGATGGGTCCAGCCCTGACCTGCACCTGGAGGATGGGGTCACCTCCTCCTCAGGTGATGACCAGGCTGGCACGTCATCACAG CAGCAGCCAGcaccaaggaagaagagatcctcctcctacttcagcAAGATGGCAATGCTGCATGAGGAGGATGCCCCCATGCCACCCTCAGAGGTCTGGTGTTGCCATCGCCAGCACGCCCCAGAaacctccagctcctcctcatAA